GCCAGCAGCTTCAGCCTCAACAACGTAGtcttcatcgtcgtcgtcgtcgtagtcATCGTGGTGGTTGTGTTTGTCGGCCCAGAGGGAAAACTTATGGCCAAGTGTAGGTCATAATGGCATCTATCAGTGGGCGACGGCCGAGGGCTGTTGAGGGTTAAGGGGCCGGAAGCGGAAACAAGCAATTTTGCGGCAAAGTTACGAGTGCCACAGACAAGAAAAACACCAAAAACGTGGCGATAAGAAAGCCAGGATGGTCGACAAAAGTGTACAAGATTTCATTCTCTTGGTAAAAGTAGCTCAacaagttttattttcagatATGgctaattttataattaaccCAATTTGTGTAAGAGTTTTTCTTGGGAACAAGTTAAGAGGTTTATATTCAAGAAAGGTTATTACTATTAAGTTGTTTAATTAAGGATCATTTTTAGGCAccagttaatattttaaactcaAAATTCAGGACTTAGCTAATATAACCATTAACAAAAAGGGCAAATCCAGACACACCGCAGCTGAGTAAATAAagttgcagcaacagcaaacaaaaagtgtTGGCAACTGTTTGCTGATTGTTGTGTTTCAGgcgaaacaacaaacaaacagacacCAAAGTCTAAAACTCGGCACTAATTGCTACGATCAACTGCTCGAGTACACCTCGCAATGGCTCTCTGAAAGATTAATGACGGAATTAAAAACCAAGCCATGTACTTGTGTGTGAGCCGGGCATTgcacttaattaaaaatgtttgcctAAATTATGTACAGACAATTAGAGCAGAAAGGCAGACGAGCAGACGGCCCAGACAGGCATTTCCGCAATTTGCGGTTAGAATTTTTCCCAGCCCCGCAGCGCCCACCACCGAGTTCATTGTTGGAGTGAAACACGAGTTTTCCACACCCCTCCCACTTTTGGCGTGGTTATTATGAAGGCAATCCGAGTGGAGGAGGTTGCACTGTAGGCGAAGAAGCAAAAGTCCTTAAGTGGCCGCCGTCGCTTCAGctttatatttcctttttgttttctgggTATTTTTGTTCGGCACTTCATTGTCGCGGAACTGTGCTAATTAATTGCTTAAACAATTGCACTCCGAATGGCAGCGGGCCCCCGTTGCGTATACTTAATGCGCGAAATTATTTCACGCTCACTTACAAGTGTCACAATTTCGAGTTGTGTCCTCCAAATGAGACCGCATAAATTTTGCAGCCATCCTGCCACATCCTGCCTGCCATACGGATGCCACATCCTGCCACGCGCCACAAATGCAATAATTGCGCATTTTGCAatgcgacgacgacgacgaccctGGCCAAAAATGTGCGTGTGTGACACTTGGCCAGAAGAGGACTTAGCCTCTGGGCCACAGacacaaataacaaaaacaaaaactaacaTCATGGTCATGCTGCCATCAGACTAAATATATTTGTCCTcgacatttttgtgtgtttatgcATTTTTAGTAGTGTGTCTGTCGCCCGCGAAAACTGTAATTAAGCGAAATATCATTTTTGACAGACATTTCTAGGGAAATGTGTGGGTTTGGCTTGAGGTTTGGCCACTGGTTTCATTTATTCGGTGTCCTTTGATCGGCAAATCTATATCTACTTGGTTTTGCAGCACTGATCCTTGGGTCCATTTTTGCAGACACACTTGCAGTCCTGGCTGCAGGCACAATTATCGCCACACTTGGTGTCCGTGCACTTACAGtctagaaaataaatataacaagtTAATAATCAATAAAACTAAGCATTTTATGACCCAGATTggttttgttatattttctaaataatattCGTTAACTTACTAGTTCCGCATCCTTTGCAAACCATCTTGAAGGtttattgtattgtatttctttaaattgtaACTCTGACTAAATACTTTGTAATGTGTGAATGGTCAGTGGTCTTCGTTTCTTGGGTATTTATAGGTTTTACCTCCAAAGCAGTGCCGGGTGAACACTTTTGCGTTCTGTTTTGATTgataagaagaaaaaacgtGCGCAAAATCAACAATAATTACATGAGTGCACCCAGCACAAATCGAGCTAAGACCTgcctttatatttttatcagTCAGTGTGACAATCTGAGAATAAATGATAAGATAGCAGTAAAGACCTACTAATCAGTTACACTgcgaaaataattatttaaaaaaatacataaaaaatagaaaatgctTGAATttgcaaacaacaacaaacatttTGTTAATTAAGGTTTAACTTATTGATaattattagtttaaaaacttttatttcattaggaaaatatttaaggatttgaaaaaaaataatacttttaataTTCATGGAATATTAcataatattacaaatatagtagaataaaataaatatgtaattcCAGGGATGTTAAAACCGGTTGGGAATTATATGCGCACACATTTTGGGGCGAATTAGTCCTGTTTTTTATGAAAAGTTACCAGTATAACAAGTACAATTCGCCCttgaattaaaaaagaaagaaagtcTCCCGCATAAACGCCTAATCAAACTTAACTCAAATAAGCAATGTAATTTTGAATGCCATTCCAATTATTTCCTGTGCTCCGAACCCAATCGTACTTAAACGCCAAGTCAAGagttgcaaacaaaaaaaatacttgcGTTACTAGCTACTTGTTATGCGCACTTGGCGTCGTCCAAGGGGTTAAGAGTGGAATTACCGCAAattgcaaaagtttttaattgtttatctCTTGGTCTCGGTCTGGGTCTGAGTTCTGGGCCCCGGGTTTTGGGTCTCGGGTGTCGGGTGAAACATTAGCGCCACATGGCCCCCGCCGCACCGATGTTGTCCTTGTCGCAATCAGCTAGCAAAAATCTCGGCGGCGGGCGGATGCAAAAATTAGACCACTCTCCGAGCAGCAGTCACAGGATGAGgtcaaattattaatttaatatgcatCCGTGCTGCCTTGGACTCTCTGGACTTGGCCTCTTGACTCTTCGACTTCCGTTTGCCGCAGCCAGAaatttggtgttttttttgccCACTGGCCCAGTGTTGTTGGTTGGCCAGCAAAATGGCCACCATTTCCGCATCCTGCGCGGCTCCCTTTTCGGTGActttgccttgccttgcctgATTAACGTTTAAACTCATTAAGATAACGCAATTTTTGGCGCTCCGTTGGAT
Above is a genomic segment from Drosophila kikkawai strain 14028-0561.14 chromosome 3R, DkikHiC1v2, whole genome shotgun sequence containing:
- the MtnC gene encoding metallothionein-3, whose product is MVCKGCGTNCKCTDTKCGDNCACSQDCKCVCKNGPKDQCCKTK